A single Phoenix dactylifera cultivar Barhee BC4 chromosome 1, palm_55x_up_171113_PBpolish2nd_filt_p, whole genome shotgun sequence DNA region contains:
- the LOC120113030 gene encoding U-box domain-containing protein 26-like: MSIPDLFRCPISLDLFTDPVTLSTGQTYDRPGIEKWLAGGNLTCPVTMQKLHDTSLVPNHTLKHLIDQWLLTGCDLNPHPKPSKPIDSFELSALKQSFQSPDATVTAKLETLRKIRVLSVESDIPCLIHSGFFRLLLETLFQAPWHGNAELMELALECILNLSPSIHVDSLNMLKKESYLASLVLLLEQGSTKIKTSLCYLLEDIATSLATCELCLVLGQTQRVLQALIALLHDKTDAGASEAALRAISSICSLEANRGNAIKEGAVDGLIMYLLNSTQRNVSQALATLELLLGLETGRKALSRNSEAVGLLVKMVFRVSSVQEGSEQAIGSLMILCSESRQMRVEAINSGVLTQLLLLLQSQSSPKAKDKARAFLKLLRVMWNEDQRWL; encoded by the coding sequence ATGAGCATCCCCGATTTGTTCCGATGTCCAATTAGCCTTGATCTATTCACCGACCCCGTCACTCTCAGCACCGGCCAGACTTACGACAGGCCGGGCATCGAGAAATGGCTTGCTGGAGGGAACCTTACGTGCCCGGTCACCATGCAGAAGCTCCATGATACGTCCCTGGTCCCCAACCACACCCTTAAGCACCTGATTGATCAGTGGCTTCTCACAGGCTGTGACCTCAATCCACATCCAAAGCCCTCAAAACCGATCGATAGTTTCGAGTTATCCGCCCTCAAGCAAAGCTTCCAATCCCCAGATGCCACAGTTACTGCAAAGCTTGAGACGCTTCGAAAGATCAGAGTGCTATCGGTGGAGTCCGACATTCCATGTCTGATCCACTCAGGCTTCTTTCGACTGCTGCTAGAAACGCTGTTCCAGGCACCCTGGCATGGTAATGCTGAACTCATGGAATTAGCCCTCGAATGCATTCTAAATCTATCACCTTCGATCCATGTGGATTCCTTGAACATGCTGAAGAAAGAATCCTACTTAGCTTCTTTGGTGCTTCTTTTAGAACAAGGTAGTACTAAGATCAAGACTAGCTTATGCTATCTATTAGAGGACATTGCTACATCTTTGGCAACTTGCGAGCTGTGCTTGGTCTTGGGACAGACACAGCGAGTGCTGCAAGCCTTGATCGCTCTTCTACATGACAAAACTGATGCCGGTGCATCGGAAGCTGCTCTTAGAGCTATTTCCAGCATATGTTCCTTAGAAGCCAATCGAGGCAATGCAATTAAAGAAGGTGCCGTCGATGGCCTGATCATGTATCTTCTGAATTCAACTCAGCGGAATGTTTCTCAAGCCTTGGCCACATTGGAGCTTCTTTTAGGACTGGAGACTGGAAGGAAGGCTCTGAGCAGGAATTCCGAAGCTGTCGGTCTCCTTGTGAAGATGGTGTTCAGAGTCTCATCTGTTCAAGAGGGTAGCGAGCAAGCCATCGGTTCGCTAATGATCTTGTGCAGCGAGTCGAGACAGATGCGAGTGGAGGCCATAAATTCTGGGGTATTGACACAGCTGCTGTTGCTGCTCCAGAGCCAGTCCAGCCCCAAAGCCAAAGACAAGGCCAGAGCATTTCTGAAGCTGCTCAGAGTCATGTGGAATGAGGACCAAAGGTGGTTATGA
- the LOC120113029 gene encoding F-box protein SKP2A-like: MVSGGLGSGDLDAWFQNLIVSGGGKKSGGVAAAMAGWKDIPMELLLRIISLVDDRMVIVASGVCTGWRDALCLGLTNLSLSWCKNNMNNLVQSLAPKFTKLQVLSLRQDRPQLEDIAVETVANYCHDLRDLDLSKSFKLTDHSLYSLANGCPRLTKLNISGCSAFSDSALAYLTSYCRNLKHLNLCGCVRAATDRALQAIAYNCSQLETLNLGWCEGVSDNGVTSLASGCPDLRALDLCGCVLITDESVIALANGCPRLRSLGLYFCQNITDRAMYSLANSLVKSKHGLWGLLPNSSDDKEGLMNLNISQCTALTPPAVQAVCDSFPALHTCPGRHSLIISGCLNLTSVHCVCADQAHRAARLALSPHAY, encoded by the exons ATGGTTTCCGGGGGACTGGGCAGTGGAGATTTAGACGCTTGGTTTCAGAACCTTATTGTGTCTGGTGGCGGGAAAAAGTCAGGGGGAGTGGCAGCTGCTATGGCCGGTTGGAAGGACATTCCCATGGAGCTATTGCTGAGGATCATTTCGCTTGTGGATGATCGGATGGTGATTGTGGCTTCTGGTGTTTGTACTGGTTGGAGAGATGCTTTGTGCTTGGGGCTTACGAATCTCTCTCTGTCATG gtgcaaaaacaacatgaataacCTGGTGCAGTCACTAGCCCCCAAGTTCACAAAGCTGCAAGTTCTTTCTCTGCGACAGGATAGACCACAACTTGAGGACATTGCTGTAGAGACTGTTGCTAATTACTGCCATGACTTGCGGGATTTAGACCTTAGTAAAAGCTTTAAACTGACTGACCACTCCTTGTACTCTTTAGCCAATGGATGTCCACGCCTTACAAAACTCAATATCAGTGGGTGCTCAGCTTTCAGTGATTCTGCCCTTGCATATCTGACTAGTTACTGTAGGAACTTGAAACACTTAAATCTTTGCGGATGTGTGAGAGCTGCAACTGATAGAGCTTTACAG GCTATTGCATATAATTGCAGTCAATTGGAAACTCTGAATCTTGGTTGGTGTGAGGGTGTCAGTGATAATGGAGTAACCAGTTTGGCATCAGGATGCCCTGATCTCAGGGCCTTGGACTTATGTGGCTGTGTCCTTATAACAG ATGAAAGTGTAATCGCATTGGCAAATGGTTGCCCTCGTCTAAGATCCCTGGGCCTTTATTTCTGCCAGAACATCACTGATAGGGCAATGTATTCACTAGCGAATAGTCTTGTGAAGAGCAAGCATGGGCTGTGGGGTCTTTTGCCGAACAGCAGCGATGACAAGGAAGGGCTTATGAATCTGAACATAAGTCAGTGTACGGCCTTGACGCCTCCTGCGGTTCAGGCTGTTTGCGACTCATTCCCTGCGCTTCATACCTGCCCTGGAAGGCATTCCCTGATCATCAGTGGGTGCCTCAACCTCACATCTGTGCACTGTGTTTGTGCCGACCAAGCTCACCGGGCAGCTAGGTTGGCTTTATCTCCCCATGCCTACTGA